GGCATGCCAGCTATGGAACAAATTCTCCATTTAATCTTGCAATAAAAGTTCCTCTGAGTGTGGATGCAAATAGTAGTGATTTGTGCAATAACATTGTGCACACTGGTAGCAAATACATAAAGTGCAATTACGATCAAAGTCTAATTTCATCTTTGTTATTATTCAAATGAGTTATTAGTTGTACTTATTTTGGAAACTGAAACTGTTAACTGCTTGTCAGTCAAGTGATTCTTCAGAAAGCCTCATTTGGAGgtgaaaaatgaatgaaaaaaatgaagATATAATACTAAACATATCTCACGATTACAAGTTCTTTTAGTAATACCCCACTAAGGAAGGTGTATAGCTTGTGTTGTTGGTCTTATTAGTTATATGTGTAATAACTTTCAAACTGTTTACAAATCATAAATGTagctataataaaaaaatgaaaatatgtccATCAACGCTCCATTCCCCATTTAGGATAAAGCCGGGATATACTGATGCCTATAAGCGCTTCCAAATTCAGATGTTTGGTAATCATTTTTCATGCCAGGGATAAATAGTTCTCTCTTGAAAAGGTTAGGATCTGGTGTCCATGAGTTCTACATCTACTAGTGATGGAGAGCTAACTCCAAAATCCCACAGCACCCGGCTGAAAGGACTGAAAGCCACTGTCAGTGGCATAGAAGATTGAAATGTTTCAGGGATATGAGCCCAAGGCTCTTGGAAAACTTCACATTCCTGATGGAGATCAATTTCAATATGGTCCTTATGCTGATTCTGTGATCCTTGAGAAAGGTAGTCCTTGATTTGTGGTTGCCATGTGTTCTCCGATTGCTGCTCTTCTAAGCAGTTTTGTTTGTTCTCAGGTTCCTGTTGCCTCAGATATCCCAGTCTTACATTTGTCGTTATTTCTCCGCTGCAATTGCCACaactttgtgtgttttctttgtagggtgTATCACTGCAACTGCTGGTGCGCTTGAAGCTTGGAGAGCCTGTTGATAGGCTGATACCACTGTCCTCTTCTTGTAGGTGTGCTATTTTATCAGAGATATTCTCTTGTATGGAAAACTCTTTAAGGTCAGAATGTGCCCTTGGCACACTTATAATACTCTCATCTGCAGAGGAGTCCAAAGACACAGGAGAGGGCTTTGACACACAGTTGTCAAAGAAATGGCTTCCAAACCCGCTATCTGCACTGCTACGCAACAGAGAGTTTCTGGGCTCCGCCATCAGATGATCAATCAGGTCTTTTTCCCAGCACACAGCAGTCTCAATAACGGGGGAGGAAGGTTTATCCATCCATGACCAACTTCTCTTAATGAGAGACTTCTGGAAAAATATaagttacattattttacattgatCAACTAGGTGAAATACAAGTGGTGCAGTTGTTTTATGTTATGCATATAATTTATTGATTACAAGGTGTGTTACATATTTTGTTGTCATATTTTATAGGGCAATATTTAAAactatagggcctgattaattaaggatcttaaattaagaaatatcttatttaagtctcctggacaaaaccatgttacaatgcaaggggtgaaaattagttttctgttttgcacataagttaaatactgactgttttttcatgtagcacacaaatatcaactttcaatttcagtgtaaaataagctatcaagtatttgtgtgctacatgaaaaaacagtcagtatttaacttatgtgcaaaacagaaaactaattttcatcccttgcattgtacatggttttgtccaggagacttaaataagatatttcttaatttaagatccttaatgaatcaggcccatagtacgTACAAGTGAGTGCCATGGATCACAAATCCACTTATGTAGACATGTTctcaaatgtttatttattaaagaatgCTACCCAAAACTTAAAATCTAGTATTGGGTGGAGTTCAATATCACTCCCCAGGGTACTGTACTGGACATGAACATAATAATACAGGTAGTATGTAGGAAATAAGTATAGGAACTTTGGAGGCTTCCGGCCACACATTTGTTTAGAAGGAGAGTGCATTACAGTTAAGTAAAAGACAGGATTTAATTTTAACATAGTGAACACAACCTAATATATTTTAAGTTTGGGATGGAGTTCAATTGTAAGCTGGTATGCAGCTTTGCCCAGTATGTGTCCAAATAGGAGTTTTccctgtgggaaagtctgatatAAATGTCAATAGATAGAATTGTTTACAGAATGCTGTTAATTggcatataataataatgttattattctACAATTAATCTGATTCACTCACCAGTGTTTTGGGAGTCTTCACCCCTTCTCGAATATATAGACAAATGAAGAAATTGACAAAGATCAATAGAACCACAAAAGTCAAAATACAGGATGCCACCACCAAGAAAGTGCTGGTGTTCACTTCTGCGAAGACAAAGGCGGAAATGTAAGTATAGAATAGTACATCCTGAATTCTAAGTACGTAATACAGGAGTCGTGTTAGTAATTGTATAAACAGCTATGAAAGATAAGTAACATCACTAGCTTTCAAAGATAACATCTTTCACAACTGTGTCTTATTTAGGATATGTCTAATCTGATTAAATAATTCCTTCAACTTCTCTACTTTATTCCTCTCCTCTTCCGTTACATTTTCCTCAGCCAGACATTATGTTTCTGACAATAAACCCAGTGTAACCCCTGCACATGACCTGCCATAACCCCACCCCCAACCTGCAATCTGTCCCAGAATCCTTTGACAAGACACTGCTTCCTTTTctctaataaaataatataacctacaaataaaatacaaaattaaatagAAACACTACTTAGAACAAAATATCATTTTATACTACGGTACGGTTTGTGTTTATTTGTCACAAAGCTTGTGTTCACTTATTATACAAGCAATGTACGCCTTACTCTGAAATACAATGATGATAAAAGTCATCTCAGAATTTCTTCACCTGTCTAAAAGCAGTTGATCTGTGGTGTTATATGGTTTCAAAACTAGTTGGTGACTTCTAAAAATCTTTCATTTTACAGTGCTGAAGGAATGGTGCATGAACCCATATGTTAGATAATATATGAGTTCATGCAAGTGGTTGGTCTTAAAATAAAGACTCTCATAGTTCTGAAACATAATACCAGGACACATAACATTTTTACATTCCATAAAAGATTGCCATGTTCCTTTAAGTTGACCACAGACACATAAGTTTATCCAGCTGATTGGCCAAAGGGCTAAGCGCCAGGATCCATTTCAAAGACGTAAGTGGCCAAATCCGCCACTCCGTGCTTAAGCCAAGCATATGGGGTCCTTTAACTATGGTCAgcagatgaccacacacactgGTAAAGATTATTATAGGTGAATCAGGAATTCTGTGAAAATAGACTTCTACAAGATTGTCAAAAACAAGACTGTCCTGAAAACAGGGGACATACGGGAGCCGTGctcaaaatacataaatatttctaAGGAGTGCTCAtgtgacatcaccactgttttgAAAGTATATCATTTATAGGAGAttattaacatataacatatttattatgTGGTTTATAACATAATTCTACCAGCCATTCTCTCACCTTGTTCTGGGAGGTAAATGCAGATCTCTGAAGAAGCTACACCAACATTGTCTTGTGAAGAGAGTGAGGGCTGAACACGCACACAGTACTCTTTCCCAACAGCCAAGCCATTAATATGGAAACTTTCAGCAAGCTTCACTTCTGCAAACTAAAAAGATCCACAGTTAAACATTAGAAATTAAAATAACACAAATGTGTGACAACCAGCATGCACATGTAAACATATACAGCTGCACTACCTTACCGTGTGGTTATCTTCAGTTCGTCGAATATATATGGTATACTCGCGGCTATATGGAAAAAAATCTTCGTAGTGCAGAATGGTGTTGTTCACCTCGACTTTGGGCATATTTAGTTGAACTAGTACAGAAGGGCCATCCACATTCAGTGTAACAAACGGTGTTGGTAGAATAACTGTGTGAAAATCATATGTTTAGTGCTCAATGTACACATTCATATATCCAAAGCAGACACAAGAAAGGGCACATAATCTCCATTTTCTTGTAGTAGGaagcattttaaaaaatttttCATAAAAGTTTATTAAAGCAAGTACCAATTCCATTAAATCAGTATTAGGCAAGCTAATGTGGAACTAAAAGACACAGCATGCCAAGCCAAACTCTGCTTTAAACAAAGCAAGAAAAGTTCTGATGGTTAACAGCTATGGAAACTGATGTGCAGGGAACAGTATGCTAAAAGGCTAGTAACTGCCAGCTTTGTTTAGAAAAACACACCAGTCTTCATAAATCTAAGGCATGACACAAGAAAACAACTTAAACTTGAGCTGGGAATGTAACATATAAGATGAGGAAGGAGAAATGTGGAAGTTTAGAAATGAGGATACTAGCAGGGGTACTGCGAGGGGGGAGTGTACAAAATACCCGAGTCTGGTTCATCCTTGTGGGCCTGGGGGTGGCAATGATGGTGGGATGGCCGGGGCTCCAGCTCAATCCTCCCATTCACAGTTCCATCTGAGCCACATTGTAGAAGAACTACATTGACACTATCCCACCAAAGATTGTTTGATTGTATATTTACCTATCGTATATTATGTTTTTAGAAATAAGCGCCTGATATGagaattttatttgtctatatgcTTTTAATCAGATGTATTATTTGTCTCCCAGATGCACTTCTGCAGAGTGCGCCTTCTAGCCACATTTTAACCAGAGTAATATAAagttttaaacacacaaaagtgacatatataataaataaagcctCAATGTCCTCTTATTCCCATGATTAATTTGAGAGATAATCTAAGTTAAACCCAGTAGTATTTTTGAAGAAAAGTTGAACAATTTCAATTAATAAAGGGGGTGGTCTTAGTAGGCTGGACTTTGAGGGGaccatgtgcattttcatgtATATCCAAAAATCCGTAAAAACAAGGCATAGATTGGTTTTCTGGTGGCAATTCCCATTACCTTTAAGTGGATATTAACCTTGAAAAACACCAGGCAGGCCACTAAGTGCACTCCGTGTACAGAAGTATTGCGGATCTGCCCGTTTGGAGCTCATAAATAACCCTTCCTATCCCTATCACCAATTTATGTCACCAATGGTTCTCTTCAGATTCCAATTATGGACAAATGTGGTAATTTGGGAATAAATTAGATAAAAATATAGGG
Above is a genomic segment from Mixophyes fleayi isolate aMixFle1 chromosome 11, aMixFle1.hap1, whole genome shotgun sequence containing:
- the IL10RA gene encoding interleukin-10 receptor subunit alpha isoform X2, which translates into the protein MAKLLVSMLGCILFLSVPVCLWSSSEGAILTSPENVTFQLSYFSHILNWTHNKSGFDSILYEVEYKRYGGNWTTVPHCTFTSLQYCDLTVETLLPCLGYFGRVRSVFGNQKSKWSRTRRYTLKEVILPTPFVTLNVDGPSVLVQLNMPKVEVNNTILHYEDFFPYSREYTIYIRRTEDNHTFAEVKLAESFHINGLAVGKEYCVRVQPSLSSQDNVGVASSEICIYLPEQEVNTSTFLVVASCILTFVVLLIFVNFFICLYIREGVKTPKTLSLIKRSWSWMDKPSSPVIETAVCWEKDLIDHLMAEPRNSLLRSSADSGFGSHFFDNCVSKPSPVSLDSSADESIISVPRAHSDLKEFSIQENISDKIAHLQEEDSGISLSTGSPSFKRTSSCSDTPYKENTQSCGNCSGEITTNVRLGYLRQQEPENKQNCLEEQQSENTWQPQIKDYLSQGSQNQHKDHIEIDLHQECEVFQEPWAHIPETFQSSMPLTVAFSPFSRVLWDFGVSSPSLVDVELMDTRS
- the IL10RA gene encoding interleukin-10 receptor subunit alpha isoform X1; protein product: MAKLLVSMLGCILFLSVPVCLWSSSEGAILTSPENVTFQLSYFSHILNWTHNKSGFDSILYEVEYKRYGGNWTTVPHCTFTSLQYCDLTVETLLPCLGYFGRVRSVFGNQKSKWSRTRRYTLKEVILPTPFVTLNVDGPSVLVQLNMPKVEVNNTILHYEDFFPYSREYTIYIRRTEDNHTFAEVKLAESFHINGLAVGKEYCVRVQPSLSSQDNVGVASSEICIYLPEQEVNTSTFLVVASCILTFVVLLIFVNFFICLYIREGVKTPKTLKSLIKRSWSWMDKPSSPVIETAVCWEKDLIDHLMAEPRNSLLRSSADSGFGSHFFDNCVSKPSPVSLDSSADESIISVPRAHSDLKEFSIQENISDKIAHLQEEDSGISLSTGSPSFKRTSSCSDTPYKENTQSCGNCSGEITTNVRLGYLRQQEPENKQNCLEEQQSENTWQPQIKDYLSQGSQNQHKDHIEIDLHQECEVFQEPWAHIPETFQSSMPLTVAFSPFSRVLWDFGVSSPSLVDVELMDTRS